One segment of Engraulis encrasicolus isolate BLACKSEA-1 chromosome 7, IST_EnEncr_1.0, whole genome shotgun sequence DNA contains the following:
- the LOC134452857 gene encoding uncharacterized protein LOC134452857: MGWTDVRISLIWQLLLIETWAALHHGVLASPYLQKYGIQDGGISFSGDSGLHTLSRYPKHGQQFKSQLAPTSHQYTSSKGFDSEQLKRSSGNYGTALYRFPTSQHPSGYLKPSKTSPKESNPQGSSKGLKNFFAPERGLLRSEPGGFTQNAPASLYTGHPAENEVNIPTVYTVPYYTINGKRPGRFGSSPVDQQPAQRITAYISPNAITEMTPHAGYFKHRFSNAIQQPDVPSQGLVYSDGLPGENAISLSSDGQGPQFESGLSQMASSQPSGSGYEHSYTPHSMAEQVANANMQTFMETPNTRPTPSFSAPRLISVENEATGEGQATKELQPQPPGPSQPSQTVESIVSSPSIANNGDSSGIGTGEKNTQPQSPSSRRRFHATADGKELKFKTKKRYLVRAFNQYEHGRIYQSHGSNDPKEFPIPGDSLKIEIHDSEDPGNKQ; the protein is encoded by the exons ATGGGGTGGACTGACGTGAG GATTTCGTTGATTTGGCAACTGCTTCTAATTGAGACATGGGCTGCACTTCATCATG GAGTCCTTGCAAGCCCATACCTTCAAAAATATGGCATTCAGGATGGAGGTATATCATTTAGTGGTGATTCTGGACTACACACACTGTCAAGATATCCCAAACATGGCCAGCAATTCAAAAGCCAACTTGCTCCGACCAGCCATCAATATACGTCCAGCAAAGGTTTCGACAGTGAACAGTTGAAGAGGTCTTCAGGTAACTACGGGACAGCCCTGTATAGGTTTCCAACATCTCAACATCCTTCCGGATACCTTAAACCTTCAAAAACTTCACCGAAGGAGAGCAATCCCCAGGGTTCCAGTAAAGGTCTGAAAAACTTCTTTGCTCCTGAACGTGGACTGTTAAGAAGTGAACCTGGTGGCTTTACCCAAAATGCACCAGCCAGTCTGTACACCGGCCACCCAGCAGAGAATGAGGTGAACATTCCCACTGTGTATACTGTTCCTTACTATACCATAAATGGCAAGCGTCCTGGTAGGTTCGGTAGTAGCCCTGTGGATCAGCAACCAGCACAGCGCATTACTGCCTACATTTCACCTAATGCTATTACTGAAATGACTCCACATGCTGGATACTTCAAGCACAGATTTTCAAATGCTATTCAACAGCCTGATGTCCCTTCACAAGGACTTGTGTACAGCGATGGTCTCCCTGGTGAGAATGCCATCTCTTTGTCTTCAGATGGGCAGGGACCACAATTTGAGTCTGGCTTAAGTCAGATGGCATCCAGTCAGCCTAGTGGTAGTGGATATGAACATTCTTACACTCCGCATTCCATGGCGGAACAAGTAGCAAACGCAAACATGCAGACTTTTATGGAAACCCCAAACACAAGACCTACTCCAAGCTTCAGTGCACCCAGGCTAATTAGTGTTGAAAACGAGGCAACTGGTGAAGGCCAAGCCACCAAGGAGCTTCAGCCACAGCCACCTGGGCCATCACAGCCTTCACAGACTGTGGAATCCATTGTTTCCAGCCCTTCCATTGCAAACAATGGTGATTCAAGCGGAATTGGCACAGGAGAGAAGAACACCCAGCCCCAATCTCCGTCTTCTAGGAGAAGATTCCACGCCACAGCTGATGGAAAAGAGTTGAAGTTCAAGACAAAAAAGCGTTACCTTGTCAGAGCGTTTAATCAGTACGAGCACGGCAGGATCTACCAATCCCATGGCAGCAATGACCCAAAAGAATTCCCCATTCCTGGTGACTCACTGAAGATTGAAATCCATGATTCTGAAGACCCTGGAAACAAGCAATGA